The segment gataattttaccacagtcaatggtcgtaccgtaaatagttatgctgctgttgtctgttattgctaattcttttgagaaccagcgatttaaattGAAGAGTTCGAGTTTCTCGATGCTACATAAAATAATAACATCCTCAAGGAACCTTCCTCTGAAGCTTTCATTTTtaataattcataaaaagctgctaaaaatttagaaagatctactcaaaaaatgttcttgattggagatggcgtctctctatcataaacaggctctctagtcgttactctttttaaggctctctaatcggtgttttgacaagtctcctgttcgattggacttacttttgacaacagattctgttcgattggaattttcggtttaagatggcgactctctaaggctctctagtaatataaaatgataaaaattaatgtttgatattgcagattgcaagaaaaatcctcacatcGCGATTATCTTGACTgttgaaccaaaccatcaaaagatCACCGCAGAGCAGATTTCTGCAATTTGATGCATGAAAATTTGctaaatcaattgtttttcatcaaaaccatgctacaaaactgttattttatagaactgcaaaccataaaacctaaattttaatattgcgtttagctcgcggttatctcctgagcgcgttaTCACCGCCGCTGCAGGCGGATTTTTCATAACCGCCGCAATAACTACGATATCTGAAACAATTCATATTAAATTGTCAAGTTATTTAATACAAACAGCTAAGAAGGTGATATATGAAATAACTTGTCCGACGGCAACCAAGCACCGGAGCTAAACTCAACGTACGGTAATGTAATTTAGCCGAACCATACCGATTTTGCAATTGACGGTAATTAGGCAGTAATTACCACAGCATGAAACGTTGCAGGAAATAAAGTTGAAGTAAATTTCTCTTGCTGCAATCGATTTTGAAAACTGTGAGTCATGTCGGAGATAAAATTCGATACGGTTAGTAAGAAAATGTTTGCGATTGAAATCTGTTTGCTAAAAGAAATTTCGATTGCAGCCCGCCGAGGATGATATGGCCACCAGAGTGTTCTGGGAAATTCTTTCGCCGCTCGGGTACATTCCCCTGCCAGTGAAAGAAGCACTGAAGTCGACGGGATTTGATAATCTGCTCTCACTGTCGGCTATGCGAGAAACGGACCTTGCCGATATTGCAACACAATATAAACTTCCGATGGGTCATCGCCGGTTGATAAAGGTGCTTTCAGAGCGTGTCAATCAAATCGGAATAGATGACCTGACGGCGAAACTACTGCGAAAGCTGGATCGCCAAGTTACAACCGTAGTAAAAGTTTCCAAACCAACTCCTCCCAATCCAACCAGCAGTGATTCCCGGGGAGATGAAACACCACCATCGCGATCGGTTCCGTCGGGCGAAGCCCTGGTGGAGATCTATCGAACCAAGCTGCAGCAAAATATTCTTTCCTGGCTCACTACGCACGGTGAGATTGGCTCGAAGGAAATCGAGCTGCAGGACATCAACATCAACGTGTCGATGCAGGACGGCAAACTGCAGGGTTCGGTTATATGTCCTTTTTGTCGAATGGAAATCAAAATATACATCCGAGCTCCGGACGCAGACAGTAGCGGAGCGATTGCCAACTCCAACTACATCAAACACTACAACCGAATGCACCGAAAGGTGCCATTACCTCCGAAGTCGCCGGCTGCCAGCGGTTGGCCATCCCCGTTCGGTCACGGCACACCTCCGCCGGGGACGATGATAGCACTCGAGCAGCACCAGCAAGCACTGGTGCAGTTACATGCCGAACAGCAGGCAGCAGCTTACGCTG is part of the Sabethes cyaneus chromosome 2, idSabCyanKW18_F2, whole genome shotgun sequence genome and harbors:
- the LOC128737613 gene encoding uncharacterized protein LOC128737613, coding for MSEIKFDTPAEDDMATRVFWEILSPLGYIPLPVKEALKSTGFDNLLSLSAMRETDLADIATQYKLPMGHRRLIKVLSERVNQIGIDDLTAKLLRKLDRQVTTVVKVSKPTPPNPTSSDSRGDETPPSRSVPSGEALVEIYRTKLQQNILSWLTTHGEIGSKEIELQDININVSMQDGKLQGSVICPFCRMEIKIYIRAPDADSSGAIANSNYIKHYNRMHRKVPLPPKSPAASGWPSPFGHGTPPPGTMIALEQHQQALVQLHAEQQAAAYAAATAAVNASAGGGGGGGGGGGGASTSGNSSTGQLPNPAAMYELLFKQESNSWDE